The DNA region GTCCGGTGACAATCTTATTCACATACACTAATTGTCTGGGGCAGTTCATCGTCCCCCTGGCCGAGAGCGCCACGGCGGAGATGGCTCCGGGAAGACCCTTCGCCACCAGAGTGGTGCCGTCAATCGGATCAACAGCAATATCAACCTGTAACTCCGAGCCATCGCCGATCCGCTCTCCGATATATAACATGGGAGCCTCGTCCTTCTCCCCCTCTCCGATGACCACAATCCCATCCATCCGAACATGGCCCAGGACATGACGCATGGCATTCACCGCTGCCCCGTCCACCAGATTTTTGTCGCCCTTGCCCAGATGGCGGGCGGCAGCCATGGCTGCTGTTTCGGTGACACGCACCAACTCCATGGCTACATTGCGTTCAATAAGCTGGTGAGGATGTGTATCTTTCATAATTAACCCTCCACTACAAAAAATGAAAAGACCAAGAACTGTAATGCTGTCATGATAATTCAAATGCACGGTGGGTTCAACAAATCATCAGATCGCTACCCAAAAAGGACTAGAACCAGGAATCTGCGCCTGAAGCGTATGTCTTTCAGACTATCCGTCACCCGATTTCCACAGGAACCCTTGCCAATACATCGGATGGCGGGTAGAATACCTTTTGGAAAGTAGGCGAGCGGTCCCTGCCTTTTTTACCGTTTGATCGGGGCCTGGCTCTCCGTTGAGGAGGAAAAGATGGCTGCAAAACAGGATAATGTTCGTTGGGATGCTGAAGTAGACGTCATCGTCGTCGGGTTCGGCGGGGCGGGCGCATGCGCGGCGCTGGAGGCAGCTCAAAAGGGGGCCTCAGTGCTGGTGCTGGACTGCTTCCACGGCGGTGGGGCCACGGCTGCCAGCGGCGCTGTCATCTATGCCGGGGGCGGGACGCCGTATCAGAAAGCAGCAGGTTTCGACGACACGCCCGAGGAAATGTACAAGTACCTGAAACAGGAGATCGGCGAAGGCGTTATGTCGGACGAAACTCTGCGCCGCTTCTGCGAGGGATCGGCCGCAGATATCCAGTGGCTGGTAGAGGCTGGCGTTCCATTTGAAGGATCGCTGTGCCCGTTCAAGACGTCCTACCCTACTGATCTCTACTATCTTTATTATTCCGGAAGCGAGAATAACGGCGCCTACAAGGCCAAAGCGAAGCCGGCGCCGCGCGGCCACCGCGCCAAAGGGCCAGGCATCTCCGGTCTGACGCTGTTCCATAGTCTGGAAAAGACAGTTCGCAAGAGCGACAAGATCCAGGTCCGGTGCCAGACCAAGGTAATGAAGCTCATCCAGGCGGAGGACGGCCGAGTGATAGGTGTGGAAGCGCGTTCGATACCGCCAAGCTCGATATTCCTCAGGCGCTTCCATGGCGGTATCACCTGGATAAACGCCAAGCTCAATACCTATATGCCTCCGATGGCGATGCTGCTGAATCAGCTGGCCACGGGGATCGCAATGGTGCGCGCCCGCCCCTACAACGCAAGAGCCCGCAAAGGTGTCATCCTGGCAGCCGGCGGTTTCATCTTCAACAAGAAGCGGGTCCGTGAGTGCAACAGCCTGTTCAGCACATGCATGCCGTTAGGCACCTATGCCGACGACGGCTCGGGGATCTCAATGGGGGAGAGCGCTGGCGGGATCACATCGCGTATGGACAAGATGGCGGCATGGACCTTCTACGTTCCGCCCGAGGCGCTGATGCAGGGGGTTCTGGTGAGTAAAGACGGGAAGCGCCTCTGCAGTGAGGACCTGTACGGCGCCAAGCAGGGCGAGTACATAACAACGAAGGGTAACGGCTGCGCCTACCTCATCATCGACAGCAAGACAATGGAGGAAGCAAAGAGCCATTTCAAGGACCAGTGCGCCTTCTTCCAGAAGCTGGCCATGACGCCCATGCTGCGATTCGGCCGCAAGAAGGCTCCCTCATTTGAGAAACTGGCCAAGAAGATTAGCGTATCCGTGGAGGGCCTCGAAGCGACGATGAAGCAGTACAACGAGATTGCGAAGAGCGGCCAGCCCGATCCGCTGGGCAAGTTCCCAAAGCGTTTCGTGGCCCAGGACACGCCTCCGTTCTACGCGCTGGATATCTCCCTCCAGGGCTACTCTTCCACCTTCACCAAGGGGGGCTTGCCTACAGCAGCCATCACTCTGGGTGGCCTTGTGGTGAACGAGAAGACGGGCGAGGTAGTGAAGAAGGATGGATCGTCCATCGAGGGCCTGTATGCCGCCGGACGGACTGCCGTAGGCCTCTGCGGCAACGGCTATTTCGCCAGCGGGACTTCCATCGCAGACTGCGTGTTCGCCGGCCGCCGTGCCGCCCGGCATGCAGTCAGCCTGCCGGCGAAGTAGTAACGGACGGGCCCCGGCCTGACGGTTGACAGACAGGAACCGCTGATTATCAGCGCTGATTCTGCGCTATGCCTCTGATGGTGCATGCACGCGGGAAAGCCTGTCAGGGTAGGCCTGATTGTAGTCGATCAGCTTCCGAATTGCTGCGGCTGCTCCCCGCATGGAGACGAAAAGGGGCAGACCGAATTCCGCGCAGAGCGCCCGCACTTCGGCCGAGGCCTGCCGCGTCTGGTCATTCCCCATGGAGTGAATCACCACCGCCTTTGGCAGTTCACATGCTTTTGCTGCCAGTACCAGCGATCCTGTCCCGCCTGCAACTCTTTGACGCTCCACCGGCAAGGGGTTTACGTCAAGGCCATGATGGTACACCACCAGATCAAGTCCGGGCCATTCCTGCAAAGCTGCGTTCAGCCGGCTCCAACGCGGCGTAAGTCCTGCCGCTGCCCTTTCCCTCAGGTATTCAGCAGGATTGCGGTTTCCCATGCTGCTAATGAGTTCGAAACCGTCGATAGCAGCCATCGGGCCAGCGTCGATCGGGTTGCGGAGCATGCTATTGGCCAGATCGATAAACTCCTTCAGTTTTTCCCTCATCTCCTCCGGTACGGGAAGCAGCCGCAACCCTGCGCTCTCGATCTCATCAGTGGCCATGACACTGGCCCCGCCCCCGTATCCCACAACACAGGTGTTCAGACCTTTGGGGGGCCTCACGCGCAGCAGCGCGACGAGCATATCCACCATCTCTTCGACGCTGTAAACCCGTATCGCCCCGGCCTGCCTGATAAGGGTGTCCCAGACTACATCGGTTCCAGCCAGAGACCCTGTATGTGAAGCGGCAGCCCTCAGCCCGCCCCCGGTAAAGCCTCCTTTGAAGACCACCACCGGCTTGGCAGCGGCTGCTTTGTTCAGCGCCTTAATCAGGCGCGCGCCATCCTTAACGCCCTCGATGTATGCTGCAATCACCCTGGTTTCAGGGTCCTCCGCAAAATAATCCAGCAGGTCGCATTCGTTGATGTCGCAGGCATTGCCGTAGCTGACCACCTTGCTGAAACGGAGTCCGCGGGCAGCTGCATGCCGTACTCCATAGCTGACATTCCCGCCGCTCTGGCAAAGATATCCTACAGGCCCCGCCTCCATGGGGAAGTCAGGGCTGAGGCCTATCCGGCCTCCGGGGTAGTAGATACCCAGGCAGTTGGGGCCAATGATGCGCATGTTGCCCTGCTGGGCTATCTCCACCAGCCTGTTCTGCAGTTCAATGCGGTCAGGCTCACCGGTTTCGGCATAGCCGGATGAAAAGACGTGCACCACCTTAACCCCGATATTCCGGCACTCCTCCATCAGCTTCGGGGTGTAGGGAGCTGGAATAGAGACGACAACATGATCCACCGGCCCCGGGATATCCTTCAAGGTGCGGTAGATGGGAAGTCCTTCCATCTCGCCTCCCTTTGGATTCACCAGGTAGATCTGTCCGGGGTACCCTTTGTGAAGCAGAGAGTCCAGGTAGAGCATCTTGATCCATATCTTGGGAAAGTCAGCCGAGATGCCCACAACGGCAATCGAACGGGGATGGAAGATGTAGTCCAGGGGATGCGGGTTGCGCCGGCCGCCGGGGAGTGCAGTAGTACTCAATCTTTCCAATTCCTGTAGATCGTATGTATCGAATGGCTGATGCCAGGGACAAAGCAGAGACAGGCCACTCTCACAAGTCCATGCGTCTGCCCGTATTATCCAAGCTGAGAATGATAGTCCCCCTGTGCTTGCTTTGTCAAAACGCTGCTGCCCCTCCAGCCATGGAGTTCTGTCTGATGCCCATACGGAAAGAGCTCCAATAGCCATGTGAAGAGGTGTGTGAATACAGGTGACCGGGTTATACTGACGGGCCGGGACTGCTCACGGCCTGATGGCACAGGTAGATCAACTTGCAGTTGATCTCAATCTCATCCCCCGGGGTAGCAAAAGGAACATCTACCCCGAAGTGTTCTGTCAGCCTGCTATCGAAAACCGCCTCTGGGAATCTATTCCTCATTTCCGTAACGAGAGTGTTCAGGTTTTCGAGAGAGGCGGCCATCTTCGCTCCCAGTCCCGAATAATCGAAGTCAAGTTGGAAGATCTCCACGCTGGGCTCCGGCGACTTCCGGTCGTACAGCCTCACAAAACAGTCAGTTTGAACGGGCTGATTCTTGCTTTTCTCTTCAACCCTACGCCAGATAGGAATGCCGCCCGTCAGCAATGTTGCGGGCAAACTGAACTTCATCTTGCTACTTGTGGTCTC from Chloroflexota bacterium includes:
- a CDS encoding FAD-binding protein, whose product is MAAKQDNVRWDAEVDVIVVGFGGAGACAALEAAQKGASVLVLDCFHGGGATAASGAVIYAGGGTPYQKAAGFDDTPEEMYKYLKQEIGEGVMSDETLRRFCEGSAADIQWLVEAGVPFEGSLCPFKTSYPTDLYYLYYSGSENNGAYKAKAKPAPRGHRAKGPGISGLTLFHSLEKTVRKSDKIQVRCQTKVMKLIQAEDGRVIGVEARSIPPSSIFLRRFHGGITWINAKLNTYMPPMAMLLNQLATGIAMVRARPYNARARKGVILAAGGFIFNKKRVRECNSLFSTCMPLGTYADDGSGISMGESAGGITSRMDKMAAWTFYVPPEALMQGVLVSKDGKRLCSEDLYGAKQGEYITTKGNGCAYLIIDSKTMEEAKSHFKDQCAFFQKLAMTPMLRFGRKKAPSFEKLAKKISVSVEGLEATMKQYNEIAKSGQPDPLGKFPKRFVAQDTPPFYALDISLQGYSSTFTKGGLPTAAITLGGLVVNEKTGEVVKKDGSSIEGLYAAGRTAVGLCGNGYFASGTSIADCVFAGRRAARHAVSLPAK
- a CDS encoding CoA-binding protein, whose protein sequence is MSTTALPGGRRNPHPLDYIFHPRSIAVVGISADFPKIWIKMLYLDSLLHKGYPGQIYLVNPKGGEMEGLPIYRTLKDIPGPVDHVVVSIPAPYTPKLMEECRNIGVKVVHVFSSGYAETGEPDRIELQNRLVEIAQQGNMRIIGPNCLGIYYPGGRIGLSPDFPMEAGPVGYLCQSGGNVSYGVRHAAARGLRFSKVVSYGNACDINECDLLDYFAEDPETRVIAAYIEGVKDGARLIKALNKAAAAKPVVVFKGGFTGGGLRAAASHTGSLAGTDVVWDTLIRQAGAIRVYSVEEMVDMLVALLRVRPPKGLNTCVVGYGGGASVMATDEIESAGLRLLPVPEEMREKLKEFIDLANSMLRNPIDAGPMAAIDGFELISSMGNRNPAEYLRERAAAGLTPRWSRLNAALQEWPGLDLVVYHHGLDVNPLPVERQRVAGGTGSLVLAAKACELPKAVVIHSMGNDQTRQASAEVRALCAEFGLPLFVSMRGAAAAIRKLIDYNQAYPDRLSRVHAPSEA